From Vibrio splendidus, a single genomic window includes:
- a CDS encoding RDD family protein has product MYANKYSNFWRRFFAIWIDSIVFLPLEWIDDYVLSGVISSSGVFAWGIVNSLIGLTYYVGMHAKYGQTIGKMVTRVKVVDVSESRNLTLKQSCMRDIVPIMLIPFSLYAYAQLSFYGQSWESLEQGRAFIFVGYAMIGWVLLEFISMLFNHKRRAIHDFIAGSVVVKKV; this is encoded by the coding sequence ATGTACGCCAATAAGTATTCAAATTTTTGGAGACGCTTCTTTGCTATCTGGATAGATTCAATCGTATTTTTGCCATTGGAATGGATAGACGATTACGTGCTTTCTGGCGTGATTAGTTCAAGTGGTGTTTTTGCTTGGGGAATTGTGAATTCACTAATAGGGCTCACTTACTACGTTGGTATGCATGCTAAATATGGACAAACGATTGGTAAGATGGTCACGAGAGTAAAAGTGGTCGATGTATCTGAAAGTCGAAACCTAACCCTCAAACAGTCTTGTATGAGAGATATTGTCCCAATCATGCTTATACCTTTTAGCCTCTATGCTTATGCACAACTGTCGTTCTACGGTCAAAGCTGGGAAAGCTTAGAGCAAGGCCGAGCCTTTATTTTTGTTGGTTACGCAATGATTGGCTGGGTTCTTTTAGAGTTCATCTCTATGTTGTTTAATCACAAACGCAGAGCGATTCACGACTTCATTGCGGGCTCTGTTGTCGTAAAGAAAGTCTAA